GCTGGGTCAAGCTGGATGCGGATAATAACGGTTTCGTTGGCCTCTGCCATAACTGTAGCTTAGTAAAATTCTCCGATGACGGTGGCAAACTCGCCGCTGTACCATTCGTGCCCCTGGTCGGCTAACGGCTGCGGGGGCGGCAGGAAACTCGGATGCAGGCGGGCTATCTCGCAAAGCGTAGATGTCGCTGGGTCGTGCTCCACAATCTTGTTCACATATGCGTAGCAGCGCAGCACCCCATCCCAGATGGGCACGCAGAAGTTCGCCCGCAAGCGCTCCACGTCGAGCACCGAGAGCCGGTAGCGCTCTTTCAAAAACCGGGCATCGGTGAGCATGGCCTGCACGTCGCGCCAGTAATTGGGCAGCACGTAGCGCCCGAGGTGTAGCTCCACATCCCCTACCCGGGTGAAGTAAGGCAGGCGCGTGCTGACAGCTCGCTTGTTGACTACATCGGGTTTGCCGTCCTGCTTGATGGTCTCCGAGAGCGTGAGCGCCTGCACAATGTCGCCGCGGAGCGTGAGCCGAGGCTGCGGCTTTTGCAGCGTGTAGGTATAGTCAAACGGGGTGAGTGCGTCCCCTTGGCGCTTCCAGCTGGTAATGCTCAGCAGCCCCGGGTAGTCTTCGCTGTCGGGCGTAGCGGCAAACGGCAACGTGCCGAGGCTTTGCTCAGCGGGCAGGTTGGCATCTGCCACCGTGAGCACCCCGTTCGCGTAGCCCTCATTGGCTTCCTCTTTGCCCGTGCTGGCGAGCGTGTCCTCTTTCCAGGCCAGCGTATTGCGCTGCCCGTAGCTGCCAAAACGGTAGGCCAGCGTGCGCGGCCGGCCGGCGAAGTCACTGGGTTGGTCCCGCTTGTCGGTCCAGTCCCAGGCCCGCACCGAATTGCCGAGCACCGTATAGCCAGGGCGTAAGGTGAGCCGGTCTTCGTACAGGTCCTGCGTTACGGTGAGATTCATCACTAGGCACATGGCCTTGAAGTAGTCGACCTGCTTGATGTTGGGCAGGTAGTCGGCTAGCCGCACCGGGCCGCCCGGCGGTATCTCTTCGAGTACTTCCACTTGGAAGATGTCGCGCGGTACCTGCGTGTCGCCTTCGAAGTAGATAGCGCTGGTAAAGACGCGAAAGCCCCACTTGTTGATGCCCGACTCGTTTTTCATCTTGAGCACGGCTGAAAGCTCTTCGCCGGCCCGCACGAGTAGCCGCTCGTGCGTCACACCCGGGGCGAGAAAATCATCTTCCTTGGTTTCGACTTTGGGGCCCTGCTGCACCTGCGTGCCGTTGATTCTCAGGTTTACCCGCGCCGATACTTTGCCGCCGATGTCGGCCACTTTCATATCGACCACGGTGCGCGCCGTCACGCGCACGTAGCACGTCTTATCGGCCCGCCACGTTGCGGCATACGGCACGCCGGCCGTGAGCCGACCGGGGGTGAAGTTGCCCGCGCTCGGAATCGTGAACGGCGCGCCCTCGTAGCTTAAATCCTGGTAGGGAATCGGAAACGCCTTCTCGTCGCGGCTGGCAGTGGCGCGGCTATCAATCTCGGTGCCGCGCTCCATGCCCGCCAGCAGCATACGCGCTTTGCGGTAGGCTTCCGAGTAGCCCGCCACGGTCGTAGCGGGTAGCTGCAAGCGCTCCCACAGCAGTTCGGGCACGTCATTGGCGGCGAAGCCCGCTTCGGTGAGTAGCTGCTGCCAAACGAGCTTCGCCGAGATGGTGGGCAGGGCCAGGCCGTAGTCGAGGCTATCCAGGTTCACGCGCTGCCCCCGGTCGTAGAGCTCGTAGCCCCAGCCGTTGGCGTCGTAGTAGCTGGCCTGCATCCGATCGGCGACGCCCGAGAGCGTGCGCAAGTGGTCGAAGCGCGAGAAGTCCAGCTCTTGCAGGGTCTTTTCGCCTAAGCTCGCCAGGAAGGGCCGCGCCCCGCCAGCGAGCTGGCATTGGTAGCGGCCGTTCTCGTAGCCATCCACGTACAGAATCGCCCGCGGCAGCGTGTCCACGCCGTTGCAGACGAGGCGGGCGGGCAGCTGCACGTAGGGCACGCGCCCGCTGTCGAGGTCTTCGACGGCATGCTCGAGCAAACTGTCATTGCGCACGGTGGCGGGCAACGAGAAGTTGCTCGAAAAGTCGTTGTCGATGATAGTTTCGGGCTTGGCCACGTCGCGCACCTGATAGGTCGGGTACAGCGCCGTGTTGGCCTCGGTGTCCAGGTCGACTTCAACGCCCTTAACGTAGAGTTGATAGCTACTCACGGCCAATGCGGTCTATGCGGTTCCAGTCCTCACGGAAAACCCGTTGAACTTTGATGATTAAGAGCCGGTGAATGAGTTTAATAGGCAGCGTACCACGCTTCACCTTGAATGAGTTGATCGTTGTCATAACACCTTCACAAATTGAGTGTAGCCATCATGCCCCGGCATGTAAGGCAGAAAACCCAGCCGCTCATATAGTGCTCTAGCCCGGTGGTTGTCGTGGTGAACAGACAAGCCGACCGTACTCTTGCCTATCTCTCGCAACACGGCGAAGGCTGTTTGCATCAGTTCAGTACCAATACCCTTGCCTCTTGCCTCTTCTTGCACAAACAGGGACATGATATAGCCATCTATGTCAATGCGTAGAATGCCTTCTACACCAGTGGAGCCGTGCGAAAACAAGTAGATCGTAGTGTCTGCATCTACTTTTGAATCAACTCGCTGAATCATTGCCCCTGCACGGCCACAGCAGCCGCCTCCGTGAAGTTGATACTAAACTCATACTTGCGCACGCCTTCGCGGTACAACGGAAAGCTGCCACTACCCAGCGTAATCGGCACCCATGGCCCCTCGGGGTCAGGCTGGTACCATGCTTGGGGAGAGAAGCGTAGCGTGCGCAGGCCCAGCAGCAGCTCTTTGCCGGTGAACAGCCCGCTGCTGGCCTCCACGCGCCGGCGGGAAGGTGCCCGCGAGCTGATGCGTTGCTCAGCGGTCACAGCTTCGGTGTAGAGCTGGGCCTCGCCTACTTCGTCACTGTACCTAGGTTGGCCCGCAAACACCCAGTAGCCAAAACCTCCTTCGGGCGAGAGCCACCGCACGGGCAGTGGATTGCTCGGGCAGGGCAAGCCCGATCTAGCCAGGCCGGTTTCGCTTTCCGTGACAGCCTCCAAGGTGCCTTCGCTGGTGCGGCGGGCTATCTCGTAGTCAAATCCGGGCCACACGGGTAGCACGGCGAAGGGCGTGAGGTATACTGGGATCAATTCATCGGGCACCGCGCTGTTCAAAGCCAGGCCTGCCTCGTGCAACTTCACCTCGTCGCGCAACTCGTAGCCCACATACTGCTCTTCGGTCAGAGCATTCACGCTATTCAGGTCTAGGCGCCGTTGTCCGGAGGCCAAGGGACTGCCCAGGAAGGAACGCAGATACGGCCCTAGGTTGAACGTAGCGTACCCATCGGGCCCGACCGTCGCCCGTAGTTGCTGCACGGGCACCAGCGGGCTACCGGCGCGTAATTCCAGGCTCAGGAACGGGGGCAGCGGGTCGCCCGTGGCTTGCACGCGCACCGGCAACGGTGTCCACGCACTACGCCACGGCAACGCCGACGGCTCGGGGCTAGGCTCGGGGTCTGGTGGCGGTGGGGGCAGTACGCAGCTGCCATCGTCTTCGGTAGCTAGCGGGTTGTAGTTGGTGGCCGCTGGGTTCGTGCAGCCCCGTACCGTCTCGGGGGGCGGCGCCTGACAGTCCACCGTGAAGTTCTTCTGATACGTGCGGCCCGTGTTGTCCTGCACAATGGTGTAGTAGGCCCCGTTGCCGAGGCCCGTGCGGCTGAACCGGCGCGTAGTACCGGGCTCGGCACTATCGCGGTTGATCAGCCCCGTGGGGCCGTAGAAGTAGGCTTGCAGGTTCGAGGCGCCGGGGTTGCTGGTGGCGTAGTCGAAGCGTACCTGCCCGCCATCGGCGCCGCAGGCCTGCGTGAAGCCGCGCACCACGAAGCCGTTGCCGCCCTCGGGCGGGTCGGCCGGGTTACTGCCGCCATCCCCGCCCGCGGCGCAACTGATTGTAAAGGGAAAGCTGTACTGCTCGCCGCTGTGGTCAGTTACGCTCGCCGTATAGTCGCCGTCGGGCAAGCCATCTAGGCTAAAGTAAGCCCTTTGCCCATCAGCGGCTTGCCCGATATTGCGCGGGCCAAACAAGTCTACTTGCAAATACGCTGGCCCCACGGGGCCACCGGGGTACTCTTCCGGCGGGTTGTTGGTGCTGGTAGCGTAGAAGCTAACGGTGCCGTTACCGCTGCCCGTGGCAGTGCACGCCGTGCTGAGGCTGTCGATTAGAATACTCATCGGGCGAAGACGCTTTGTAGTTCGGTGGTGATGGCGGTTACCTCGCCGGCGGCAATGCGGGCCTTGAGCACATCGAGACGCTGCGCACTCAGCACGTCGCTGAACAGCCCCGAGGGTTGCTTGTGACGAAACAACGCTGTGCCTTCCGCATGGATTTTCTTGGCTAAAGCAAACCCAAAGGACTTGTACTCGTCTTCATCCGCTAGCTGTATACCCTTGTCTTTTGCCCACTGGGCGAGAATGGCAGCTAGGTTCGGGTTGCCTGCTTCGGCATCGGGGCTAGTCGGCTTGCGGCCGGTAATTAACGCTTGAATGTGTTGCGGCCCGTAGAGCGTCAGACTCGTATCCGTAGCCTCGGCATGGATAGCCCGTGCGGTCTTGCCACTCGCATAGGCGGGCGCACCATGGGGCGGCTGGGGCCGGTTCTTTAGCGCGTCAATAGCGGCAGCTACCAGCTCGGGCGCGGATTGCAGGAAGGCGATGCGGGCAGAGGCTAGCATGCGTTGATACCGATATGGGCAAGCGTGAAACTGATAAAGTACCCCGTGCCCACGCCCGAGCCTTTGCGCAGCACGGGCGAGCGGTTGATCAGCTCGTCTACCACGTCGATGCTTGGCGTAGCCTCTAGGAGGGCCGCAAACTGCTGGGTCAGCAAATCCATCTCATTCTGAATCTTGATGCTGTCCTGCGAGCCGTTTTCGTGGTTGTCGTGGCCGTAGAAGGCCATGGCGACTTGCGTCGTCACGTTACCCGCCTTGAGCTGCGAGGGCATCAGGAAGAGATGGGCCTGCGGAAACTTCGCATCGTAGTTGATGTCGGCCTCGGTCTGCTTGCCATGCCAGAAAGAGGCCGCACCCGCCCGCAAGGCGAGCATTTCGAGAAGGTCGGTGAGTTCGAGGTGGGTCATATCAGCGACTAGCTTTGCGGCCTGCTTTGGCCCGACGGCGGGCAGCTTTACGGGCCTTGGGTGAGGTAATGGGCTTGGTATATGCGCTGCTGTGCTTGGGCTCAAGCGAGCGGGCGTAGGCAGCCTTAGCGGACACTTCAGATGGACCCCAAGTGTAGGTATCAACGGGCTTTATGGGGAACGGCTCAGGCTCAGGGAATGCAGCAGCAAAAGCCTCAGGATTGCGCGTGAAGTATAGTTCCTCACCGCAACGCACATCTACAATCGGCATATCATCCGAACACCCTGGCTGCAACGGCTCCGGTGGGCGCTGTTCATTTAAACACTTGGTTTCCTGCCTAGTAGACTGGGTTTGTGCCAGGATGAGACTTGAGGCGAGTAATAGGCCGTGTTTCATTTCGTCTGCTTCTTGCTTTGAATCTTGCGGAGTCGGTATTGATAGGCTTGCTTGGCGGTTTCGAGTTGCAGCTTGGTGAGCACGGTTTCTGAGTCAAGCTTGAGTATTCCGTCATAGCGCAGCAGGTCGCCGCCGGCCAAGCTATCGAGCGTCAGGAAAGCACCGAAGCGATCCCCGAGCGACGCGAGCCCGGCTTCCTCTTCGTCGTCGTCGGGTTCAATGCGGTCGCCGGGGTCGCTTTTGTGCCTTGTGTAAAGCTGAGAAAGCGACCCCAGATAAAATTTAAATTGGCGTAGGTCTCCGTGATGGAAAGCCCAAGCACGCCTTGGTGTTCGGCTTCAAGCACTTCCTCTTTCACATCATCAGGCAGGCTGTACAAAGCCAGCATGTACGCTGCGGCCGCAAAGCCATGCGCGTCGTCTT
This Hymenobacter sp. GOD-10R DNA region includes the following protein-coding sequences:
- a CDS encoding GNAT family N-acetyltransferase, which produces MIQRVDSKVDADTTIYLFSHGSTGVEGILRIDIDGYIMSLFVQEEARGKGIGTELMQTAFAVLREIGKSTVGLSVHHDNHRARALYERLGFLPYMPGHDGYTQFVKVL